Within Amedibacterium intestinale, the genomic segment TTATCCCTTCCCTACTTAGCTACCCGGCTATGCTGTTGGCACAACAACCGGTGCACCAGCGGTAGGTCCATCCCGGTCCTCTCGTACTAAGGACAGCTCTCCTCAAATCTCCTACGCCCACAACAGATAGGGACCGAACTGTCTCACGACGTTCTGAACCCAGCTCGCGTACCGCTTTAATGGGCGGACAGCCCAACCCTTGGAACCGAATTCAGCTCCAGGATGCGATGAGCCGACATCGAGGTGCCAAACCTCGCCGTCGATGTGAACTCTTGGGCGAGATCAGCCTGTTATCCCCAGGGTAGCTTTTATCCGTTGAGCGACGGCCCTTCCATTCGGCACCGCCGGATCACTAATCCCGACTTTCGTCCCTGTTCGACCTGTTTGTCTCACAGTCAAGCACGCTTCTGCATTTGCACTCGCCGATTGATTTCCGTCCAATCTGAGCGTACCTTTGGGCGCCTCCGTTACTCTTTGGGAGGCGACCGCCCCAGTCAAACTGCCTGCCTGACACGGTCCCCCGTCCAGCTTCATGGACGCAGGTTAGAACTCCAATCAGACAAGAGTGGTATCCCAACGTCGACTCCAGATACACTGGCGTGCATCCTTCTTCGTCTCCCACCTATCCTGTACATCTCTGATCAAAATCCAATATCAGGCTGCAGTAAAGCTCCATGGGGTCTTTCCGTCTAGTTGCGGGTAACCTGCATTTTCACAGGTACTAAGATTTCACCGAGTCTGCTGCCGAGACAGCGCCCAAATCGTTACGCCTTTCGTGCGGGTCAGAACTTACCTGACAAGGAATTTCGCTACCTTAGGACCGTTATAGTTACGGCCGCCGTTCACTGGGGCTTCAATTCATTGCTTCGTCGAAACTGACAAATCCTCTTAACCTTCCAGCACCGGGCAGGCGTCACCCCCTATACTTCGTCTTGCGACTTCGCAGAGAGCTGTGTTTTAGTTAAACAGTCGCTTGGGCCTCTTCACTGCGGCTTACTTTCATAAGCACTCCTTCTCGCTAACTTACGGAGTCATTTTGCCGAGTTCCTTGGCAACAGTTCTCTCGCTCACCTCAGGATACTCTCCTTGCCCACCTGTGTCGGTTTTGGTACGGGCCGCTATGGAATTAGCACTAGAAACTTTTCCTGGAAGCTGGCCTCGCATGCTTCGCTACTCCCCTAGGGTTTCGCTTACCTGTCACGTTTTACATCCCGTGCACGCATTTGACTATGCACCTGCTATTCGCTTCGACCACAATCCAATAAGTGGCTCATGCTAGCCTTCTCCGTCATTCCTTCATTTCCATCGCGGGTACAGGAATATCTGCCTGTTTTCCATCGACTACGCCTTTCGGCCTCGCCTTAGGTCCCGACTTACCCAGGGCGGACGAACCTTCCCCTGGAATCCTTGGGCTATCGGTGTGCAGGATTCTCACCTGCATCTCGCTACTCACACCGGCATTCTCACTTCCATGCTCTCCACCACTCCTTTCGGTATGGCTTCCACGTGCATGGAACGCTCCCCTACCACTTGTATTACTACAAATCCGCAGCTTCGGTAGTATGCTTAGCCCCGGTACATTTTCGGCGCAGGGTCACTCGACTAGTGAGCTGTTACGCACTCTTTGAAGGATGGCTGCTTCTGAGCCAACCTCCTAGTTGTCTGTGCATCCCCACATCCTTTTCCACTTAGCATACATTTTGGGACCTTAACTGGCGGTCTGGGCTGTTTCCCTTTTGACCATGGACCTTATCACCCACGGTCTGACTGCCGGGAATATCTCATGGCATTCGGAGTTTGATTATACTCAGTACCCCGGGATGGGGCCATCGTACATTCAGTGCTCTACCTCCACAAGACTCATCCTCGACGCTAGCCCTAAAGCTATTTCGGGGAGAACCAGCTATATCCGTGTTCGATTGGAATTTCTCCCCTAGCCACAACTCATCCGCCAACTTTTCAACGGGGGTCGGTTCGGTCCTCCATTCAGTTTCACCTGAACTTCAACCTGGTCATGGCTAGATCACACGGTTTCGGGTCTATGTCATCGTACTGCCGCCCTATTAAGACTCGCTTTCGCTTCGGCTCCGCATCTCCTGCTTAACCTCGCACGATAACATAACTCGCCGGTTCATTCTACAAAAGGCACGCCATCACACCTTAACGTGCTCTGACTTCTTGTAAGCATACGGTTTCAGGTTCTATTTCACTCCGCTCCCGCGGTTCTTTTCACCTTTCCCTCACGGTACTGGTTCACTATCGGTCACTTGCTTATATTTAGCCTTGACGGATGGTCCCGCCTGCTTCCGACAAGATTTCTCGTGTCTCGCCGTACTCAGGATCCCGCTGGGCTTCCTCACGGTTTCGGATACGGGACTTGCACCCTCTCCGGTCGGCCTTTCAATGCCGTTCTCCTACCATGATTCTTGCCGTATCGCGGTCCTTCAACCCCAGACCTCGGTCTGGTTTGGGCTCCTCCCCTTTCGCTCGCCGCTACTCAGGGAATCACTGTTGTTTTCTTTTCCTCCGGGTACTTAGATGTTTCAGTTCCCCGGGTACCTCTCTCGCAGACTATTTGTTCATCTGCGGATGACATGCTATTACGCATGCCGGGTTCCCCCATTCGGATACCGGCGGATCTTTGCTTACGTACAGCTCCCCGCCGCGTTTCGCCGTTTGTTGCGTCCTTCTTCAGTTTCAAGTGCCTAGGCATCCACCGTACGCCCTTTCTTACTTAATCACCATTAGCTTAGCTTTGAGTTTTCTGTTTGTTTAACTTCAACTCGTGAATTTCTTACAACTTTTCGTTATAGACCTTCTGTTATGTCTTCTGTTATTCAGTTTTCAAAGATCGATTCGGAATGCTTCTCAGCCTTCCAAAACCAAACAGGAAATATCTTTCTCTACACTCTTTCTCCTTAGAAAGGAGGTGATCCATCCCCACGTTCCCGTAGGGATACCTTGTTACGACTTAACCCCAGTCATCGGTCCTACCTTCGACGGCTCACTCCTCACGGTTATGCCACCGGCTTCGGGTATTACCAACTCCCATGGTTTGACGGGCGGTGTGTACAAGGCCCGAGAACGTATTCACCGCAGCATGCTGATCTGCGATTACTAGCGATTCCGACTTCATGGAGTCGAGTTGCAGACTCCAATCCGAACTGAGACGACCTTTATGAGTTCCGCTCCCCCTCGCAGGTTCGCTTCTCTTTGTAGCCGCCATTGTAGTACGTGTGTAGCCCAGGCCATAAGGGGCATGATGATTTGACGTCATCCCCACCTTCCTCCGGTTTGTCACCGGCAGTCTCGCATGAGTCCCTAACTCAATACTGGTAACATGCGACAAGGGTTGCGCTCGTTGCGGGACTTAACCCAACATCTCACGACACGAGCTGACGACAACCATGCACCACCTGTGTGATGTATAGCTATCTCCCTATCTCTAGGGCATTTACATCCATGTCAAGGCCTGGTAAGGTTCTTCGCGTTGCTTCGAATTAAACCACATACTCCACCGCTTGTGCGGGCCCCCGTCAATTCCTTTGAGTTTCACACTTGCGTGCATACTCCCCAGGCGGAGAACTTATTGCGTTAACTGCAGCACTGAGTCTCCCCAACACTTAGTTCTCATCGTTTACGGCGTGGACTACTAGGGTATCTAATCCTATTTGCTCCCCACGCTTTCGTGCCTCAGTGTCAGTTGCAGGCCAGGCGACCGCCTTCGCCACTGGTGTTCCTCCATATATCTACGCATTTTACCGCTACACATGGAATTCCATCGCCCTCTCCTGCACTCCAGTTCACCAGTTTCCAAAGCCAACAGCAGTTGAGCTGCTGCCTTTTACTTCGGACTTAATGTACCACCTGCGCACCCTTTACGCCCAATGATTCCGGATAACGCTCGCCACCTACGTATTACCGCGGCTGCTGGCACGTAGTTAGCCGTGGCTTTCTGGTAAGCTACCGTCACTTCAGTATCATTTCCTCTACTGACCGTTCTTCACTTACAACAGAGCTTTACGATCCGAAGACCTTCTTCACTCACGCGGCATTGCTCGTTCAGGGTTCCCCCCATTGACGAAAATTCCCTACTGCTGCCTCCCGTAGGAGTTTGGGCCGTGTCTCAGTCCCAATGTGGCCGTTCGCCCTCTCAGGTCGGCTACGCATCGTCGCCTTGGTGTGCCGTTACCACTCCAACCAGCTAATGCGCCGCAGGTCCATCCATGTTCGCACCTTTGCAGGTCCTTTAATGAATACGAGATGCCTCCTATTCACCTATCCGGTTTTAGCTACCGTTTCCAGCAGTTATCCCGGGCACATGGGCAGGTTACCTACGTGTTACTCACCCGTTCGCCACTGAGCTCTTACAGAAGCAAGCTTCCATATTCGCTCCGTTCGACTTGCATGTATTAGGCATGCCGCCAGCGTTCATCCTGAGCCAGGATCAAACTCTCCATTTGATTTTAGCTCAAAACGTTTTCTGCTAACGTTTTTTCTTTTGTTTTGTTATCTTTTTCATTGTTTGAAATTGACGTTTCCTGTTTAGTTTTCAAAGACCGAGCCAAGCTCTCTCGCTTGGTGCTCGTATATATTACCACCCGCTCTTCCCTATGTCAACATTTTTTTACTCTTTTTTTATATTTTTATTTTTAAACTAGTTTTTACCTTCTTTACGTGATTGTTCCATCATATCTAAATACTTATCATATAAATGATAAATTTCCGTGTGATCAAATGGAGAATTTTTCAAACGAATATCTACCATTAACTTATCTAGTCCTTTATTAATAGCTTTATCAAGAGCACTGCTATATCCCATCTGCATCATATGTTCTCTATATTCATCTTCATCAAGAAGTGTAGTTTTCCCTACCGGATTTACCTTTACATCCAAATCATAATCTATATTCTTTATCGCTTCTCCATCATACAGAGAAGGAGATGCTAAATTACAATAATAATGTATACCTGTTTTTCGTATCATACAAATAACGTTATACCATTTATCAGGATAAAGAAAACAAATTGCCGGTTCCCTTGTAATCCACTTTCTGCCATCTGACTCACTAACTAAAGTATGATTCGTCACAACTACCGCTCTTTTTGCATTTGCTTCTATCACATATCCCATCGCCCATGTACGATGCAAAGAACCATCATGTTTAAAACTTTGTATATAAACATATTCTCCTTCTTTTAATTGTTCCAGCATATGTAACCTCCCACAATATTTTTTTATTATATCAAAAACTTTTCATATTTCCTAGAATATATCCACAATGAATGGGAAAGCTAATAACAGAAAGGAGAATGCATCAAATAGATGTAAGTGATACTATGTTAACATCAAAAGATATTTTATATATGCAAGATTTATTAGATCAAACTTTTGTTTTATACAAACGCATTCAACATGAATCTACTCTTCTACAAACAAAAGAAATCATTACCTGCTTTCAAAAGACAGAAAAACAACTTTGTAAAAATTACAAACAACTTGTTAGCATTTTGCAGGAGGAAGTAAAAAAATGAGTAAATCCAATTATACAGAAAAAGAGATTTCAACCAATCTTCTAATAAGCCTTAAACATATGAAAGCAGAATTTAACACATTTGCACAAGAAGCAGGAAGCGATACTCTTTACGATTCCATTATGAATTTATACACAAGCGTATCTACTTTACAGCGAGATGTTTTTAATATGATGTGCAATCAAAACTGGTATGTTATGAAACCAGATACCCCTGCTAATGTGTCAAAAGCTTATACAAAATTTGCAAATATGGAAAGCGAGCTCTCATAGTTCGCTTTTTTTGTGTTACTATATTGGATATAAAATACGAAAGGAAGATTTTTATGAATGATAAACAGAAGACATATAAACTTTTATTAGATCAATTAAAAGCTTTACTAGAAAATGAACATGATATGATTGCAAATTTTTCGAATGCATCAGCACTTCTGTTCCACAATTTAGAAAACATAAACTGGGCTGGTTTTTATCTTTTAAAAAATAACGAGTTAATTTTAGGACCATTTCAGGGAAAAGTTGCCTGTATGCATATTCCATTAGGAAAAGGTGTATGTGGAACATGTGCTTCAACTTTAAATGTTCAACGTGTTGATGATGTCCATAAATTCTCTGGGCATATTGCTTGTGACTGTGCCAGTAATTCAGAAATTGTAATTCCACTCATAAAAAAAGACACCCTTTTAGGCGTCCTTGATATTGATTCCTATGAATTTTCAAATTTTGACGAAACAGATGAATACTATCTGATGCAATTTTGTGAAATTCTTATAAGCTCTCTAGACAGCTAAAGCTTAATACAGCTGCCTGCAGAGCTTCCCTGCAAGAAAAAAATCGACAACAACCTTTACCAAGAAAAGTAGTTCTTACTACTTTTTTTTCTTCCATATATTCCATTGCCTCTTTTATACCTTTTTTAGAATCATATGAAATATCTAGCAAGTCTTTCCATTCTTTTTTATTTCCACTTCGAATAGGTGCACTGATGATTCTAACTGGAAATTGATCACCCTTATATTTTGCAAGTTGAAACATCACGCTTTTTTCATAAGAAGTTCCAAGCAATACAACAAATCCATTAAAATCCACCATTTTCCCTAAAGGAGAATCCTGATTCAAACCAAAATGCAAAGGATGTTTGTCACAAAAAATACGAGCATATTTTCCCCAGGCCGCAAAACTATAAATCGGATGGTAGGATCTTGCTACTCCATCATTTCTTAAAAACTGCTGTACTAAGGTATCTTCATCCATCTCCACACTAAGTCTTCGATCAAAAGGCTCTAATCCATTTCGAAAAGCTTTCCAATACTGCCGTTCCACCTTTTTTTTCTGTGAAGAAGGATCTAACAAACCAAAAGTAAAGGAAGGCATTACAATTGTCCCTTCAAATCCAACCGTTTCCATCAACGCTTCTATGACACTCTGTTCTCCTCCAACAACTGTGCCAAGTTGTTTCATATCCCCCTGCACCAGCAACGTCATACCTTTTTGAACACCCAAATACTTTAATTGTTCTATTATTTCCTCTTTTGTCAGTACAGATGCAGTTTCTTCTAATGTAATATATGTAAACTTTTCAGCCATTCTCTTAATTCCTCTTTATTTAAGTATCCTAATTTACAGTTTTCCTTCAACAAATTCCCTTGATAAAAATAATATGTAGTAGGAAGTTCTTTAATATCCCCAATCGTCACATCCAATTCTCTCATTGCCTGTAAAGTTGCTTCATCATTTTCTTCCAAATCAATTTTTAAATAATAGATTTCAAAAGGTTCTTCTTCCTCTAAATCTTCAATCACTTTTTCATACTCTTCACAAGAATAACAATTATCGCTAGTCAAATATAGAAGAAAAGAGTCACTTTTTTCAGAGTTTAATTTTGTTAGCACTTCATTAACACTTAATTCCTGCGGATGATCTATCACTTTTTCCTCAGAGCACCCACAAAGCAGAAAAATCATCCCTAATATTAATATAACCTTTCTCACGGCGACCTCCTCTTTATATACTATATATTATTATTTTATCACAGTTTTTTTATTTTATATACACATTCATACAAATAACAAAAAAGGCTCATTTTTTATGCTAGCCTTATGCCAAACATTTAAATAAGCCTTTATTTATCAACCTGGAGCAGATGAGGGGAATCGAACCCCCGTATCAGCCTTGGCAAGGCTGTGTTCTACCATTGAACTACATCTGCAAAATAAAAATGGCGGTCCAGATGGGACTCGAACCCACGATCTCCTCCGTGACAGGGAGGCATGTTAACCACTACACCACTGGACCAAAATATTAAATTTTATTAAATGGCGGTCCAGATGGGACTCGAACCCACGATCTCCTCCGTGACAGGGAGGCATGTTAACCACTACACCACTGGACCATTTATATTCTCGCTTAACGCTCGTATATAATATCAAATGATTTTACAAGTGTCAATATTTTTTCCAAAAAAATTTATTTTTCTATTTTATCAAAGAAAAAAGGGCAATGCCCTTATCTTACAAAGAAAGACTTACCATAATTGCATGGTCTATTTTTTCCATTGTTTTCTTATCCAGCGTACAAATCCATTGTCCTAGTCTACTTTTATCAATTGTACGAAGTTGTTCACATAAAATCATAGATACATAACTTAAAGCAGAATTGCTAAATATAACATGTGTAGGAATTGGAGGCTTTGACATTTTTTTAGAAATAGGTGCTACGATAATCGTTTTCGAATACCGATTCCCCTTATCATTCTGTACTACAACAACAGGTCGTATTCCCCCTTGTTCACTCCCTTTTACACCAGCAAGATCTGCATAATACACATCTCCTCTTTTTATCATCACTTCATCACTGCCACCTGCATACTGGAAATTACATCCATCATCTCTTCTGGTTCTAAATCTTCAGAATACACACTAAACTCCACATTATCATACATAACACTCATATGACTTCCATCATAAAAACCTATCAACTCCATAGAATCCATCATATCCAAAGGCATAATTACGGTTTGTGTTTCATCACTTGCTTTCTTCTTTGTTTCAATGACTGTAAAATCCTTATCACCACTATATTCTAGAATATGTCGGGTTTCTCCCCCAGAGCTTACAACACTTGTGTTTTCTAGTTTTGAAGAAAATACCTGCACAGGATATAGTGGCAAATCTTCTTCTGCAATCGCAGAGGTTGATTTTTCTTTTTCTAATGTAGTCGGTGTTTTAAAGTAATCTTTTTCAAAGTTTGTATTATATTCTACTTTATTAAACACAATTTTCAATTCTACAACATTATCTTCATTATAAATTTGCAGCCATTGAATTTTTCCATCTTTATCAAAATGCATATCTTCATGATGATAACTTTGACTAGATGGATAATTTACCTTGGCACTTATCAAATATCCTTCCTTTTCCTTTTTAATTTTCGTATCTTTTTGCTGAACAATATCATTCATCGTTTGTAATAAGTATGGCTTTGGCGTATTCAAAGGCCAATCCCCTTCAAATTTGAAAATCTGATTTAAACTTGGAGTAATCACAAAAACCCCGTCTTTGTTTTTTAAAATCTGCTGCTCCTGATTTAATTCTTTATCTGTCAAAGATACTTTAAACTGCTGTACATCCCCTTTATGATATCCTACCTCCAAAGCATATGTCTTTAAATTTTCTCCCTTGCTGATTTCCATATCACCTTTTAATACATACCCATCCATCTTATCCACTTGCTTTTGAAGCGTTGATGTAAAAGATGCCGGACGAAGAACTACCAATAAAACTGCAATCAGCAATATTGCTCCTGCACCTGCAATGATTTTTGTTTTCATACTCTGTTTTCCTCCTGCTCATCCTAATTTATGCTTTCTTCTTGAGAATCATTCATAAAATCATTTACCTTTCATAAAGTAGATACAGGTGATACAAATGAAAACATATCAAAAACTAGCTTTATTATTTTCTATTCTATTTTGCATTGGATATGCATTACAAATAATCTTTTCTTTTTCTTTCCATCCCTTCTCTAATCATTCTTTTTTACAAAATGTATTTGCTTTACTCTTACTTTTAAGTGCATTTATCAATATGCTTTTATTTCAGAAATAAAAAGAAACCAGCTGCTGCAATA encodes:
- a CDS encoding type II toxin-antitoxin system PemK/MazF family toxin, whose protein sequence is MIKRGDVYYADLAGVKGSEQGGIRPVVVVQNDKGNRYSKTIIVAPISKKMSKPPIPTHVIFSNSALSYVSMILCEQLRTIDKSRLGQWICTLDKKTMEKIDHAIMVSLSL
- a CDS encoding GAF domain-containing protein, producing MNDKQKTYKLLLDQLKALLENEHDMIANFSNASALLFHNLENINWAGFYLLKNNELILGPFQGKVACMHIPLGKGVCGTCASTLNVQRVDDVHKFSGHIACDCASNSEIVIPLIKKDTLLGVLDIDSYEFSNFDETDEYYLMQFCEILISSLDS
- a CDS encoding DUF402 domain-containing protein, producing the protein MLEQLKEGEYVYIQSFKHDGSLHRTWAMGYVIEANAKRAVVVTNHTLVSESDGRKWITREPAICFLYPDKWYNVICMIRKTGIHYYCNLASPSLYDGEAIKNIDYDLDVKVNPVGKTTLLDEDEYREHMMQMGYSSALDKAINKGLDKLMVDIRLKNSPFDHTEIYHLYDKYLDMMEQSRKEGKN
- a CDS encoding oxidoreductase, translated to MHQIDVSDTMLTSKDILYMQDLLDQTFVLYKRIQHESTLLQTKEIITCFQKTEKQLCKNYKQLVSILQEEVKK
- a CDS encoding thioredoxin fold domain-containing protein, which encodes MRKVILILGMIFLLCGCSEEKVIDHPQELSVNEVLTKLNSEKSDSFLLYLTSDNCYSCEEYEKVIEDLEEEEPFEIYYLKIDLEENDEATLQAMRELDVTIGDIKELPTTYYFYQGNLLKENCKLGYLNKEELREWLKSLHILH
- a CDS encoding aminoglycoside N(3)-acetyltransferase, which encodes MAEKFTYITLEETASVLTKEEIIEQLKYLGVQKGMTLLVQGDMKQLGTVVGGEQSVIEALMETVGFEGTIVMPSFTFGLLDPSSQKKKVERQYWKAFRNGLEPFDRRLSVEMDEDTLVQQFLRNDGVARSYHPIYSFAAWGKYARIFCDKHPLHFGLNQDSPLGKMVDFNGFVVLLGTSYEKSVMFQLAKYKGDQFPVRIISAPIRSGNKKEWKDLLDISYDSKKGIKEAMEYMEEKKVVRTTFLGKGCCRFFSCREALQAAVLSFSCLESL
- a CDS encoding spore coat protein, which produces MSKSNYTEKEISTNLLISLKHMKAEFNTFAQEAGSDTLYDSIMNLYTSVSTLQRDVFNMMCNQNWYVMKPDTPANVSKAYTKFANMESELS
- a CDS encoding LolA family protein, with amino-acid sequence MKTKIIAGAGAILLIAVLLVVLRPASFTSTLQKQVDKMDGYVLKGDMEISKGENLKTYALEVGYHKGDVQQFKVSLTDKELNQEQQILKNKDGVFVITPSLNQIFKFEGDWPLNTPKPYLLQTMNDIVQQKDTKIKKEKEGYLISAKVNYPSSQSYHHEDMHFDKDGKIQWLQIYNEDNVVELKIVFNKVEYNTNFEKDYFKTPTTLEKEKSTSAIAEEDLPLYPVQVFSSKLENTSVVSSGGETRHILEYSGDKDFTVIETKKKASDETQTVIMPLDMMDSMELIGFYDGSHMSVMYDNVEFSVYSEDLEPEEMMDVISSMQVAVMK